A genome region from Danio aesculapii chromosome 2, fDanAes4.1, whole genome shotgun sequence includes the following:
- the pdca gene encoding phosducin a, whose amino-acid sequence MSESPEIEELPATQTGPKGVIHDWRKFKLESEDHDSIPSNKRELLRQMSNPRSSDDPRDKVNRKMSIQEYEMIQEEDEQCLRKYRKQCMQEMHERLSFGPKFDSVFDLESGEAFLDVIENEHHLTLVVVHIYEDGIGGCDALNNCLTCLAAEYSTVKFCRIRASATGAGERFSEDVLPTLLVYKAGEMLGNFLCVTKHMNEEFFATDVENFLNEYGLLPEKEFAASPDEEENADVE is encoded by the exons ATGTCAGAGTCACCTGAGATTGAGGAACTACCAGCAAcccaaacag GGCCCAAAGGTGTGATCCATGACTGGAGGAAGTTTAAACTTGAGAGTGAAGACCATGATAGTATCCCTTCCAACAAGAGAGAGCTCCTCAGACAGATGTCTAACCCTAGATCCAGTGATGACCCACGGGATAAAGTGAACCGTAAG ATGAGCATTCAAGAATACGAGATGATCCAAGAAGAGGACGAACAGTGTCTCCGTAAGTATCGCAAGCAGTGCATGCAGGAGATGCACGAGCGCCTGAGTTTCGGGCCCAAGTTTGATTCTGTGTTTGATCTGGAGAGTGGAGAGGCCTTTCTGGATGTCATCGAGAATGAGCATCACCTGACCCTAGTGGTGGTGCACATCTATGAGGACGGGATCGGAGGTTGCGATGCCCTCAACAACTGCTTGACTTGCCTGGCAGCAGAATATTCGACCGTCAAATTCTGCCGAATCCGAGCCTCAGCCACAGGAGCGGGTGAGCGTTTTTCAGAGGACGTTCTGCCCACCCTGCTGGTCTACAAGGCTGGAGAGATGCTGGGCAACTTCCTATGTGTTACAAAGCACATGAATGAAGAGTTTTTCGCCACAGACGTGGAGAACTTCCTAAACGAGTACGGCCTGCTGCCAGAGAAAGAGTTTGCAGCAAGTCCTGATGAGGAGGAGAACGCGGATGTGGAATAA